Within Syntrophorhabdus sp., the genomic segment GAGACGGGCGTGACGATGAGGTCGCAGGACGCGAAGGCATCATCGAAATCGCGCCTGATGAGGGTGCGGACCTTGCCCGCCTTGCGGTAATAGGCATCGTAGTAACCAGAGGAGAGCACGTAGGTCCCGAGGATGATCCTGCGTTTGACCTCCTTGCCGAAACCCGCGAAACGGGTCTTCTTGTACATGTCGATGATGTCCTTGCCTTCCTCACGCAAGCCGTACTTGACGCCGTCATAGCGCGCGAGGTTCGACGAGGCCTCGGCGGTGCAGATGATGTAATAGGTGGCAACGGCGTGGCGCGTGTGGGGAAGGGACACGTCGACGAGTTCGGCTCCCTGGTCCTTGAGGACCTGCAGGTTCTCTTCGTAGTTCTTTCTGACCTCGTCTTCCATGCCCTCGACGGAGTATTCGCCGGGTATGCCGATCCTTTGCCCCTTGATGTCCCTGCCCAGGAAGGAGTGATAGTCAGGAACGGGTTCGGGGATGGACGTGGAATCGAGCGGGTCATACCCCGCGATGACGCCGAGCATGGTGGCACAGTCGCTTACGGTTCGGGAGAAGGGACCTATCTGGTCGAGGGACGAGGCGAAGGCTATGAGGCCATACCGGGAAACCCTTCCGTAGGTGGGTTTCATACCGATAACGCCGCAGAGGCTCGCCGGCTGGCGGATGGAGCCGCCCGTATCGGTGCCGAGGGCGCCCACGCAGAGCCCTGAGGCAACCGCCGCGGCGGAGCCGCCGCTCGATCCGCCGGGGATCCGGGAGGTGTCCCAGGGGTTCGCCGTCGTCTGGAAGGCCGAGTTCTCTGTGGATGAGCCCATGGCGAACTCGTCCATATTGAGCCTGCCGAGATGCACGAAGCCGGCCTCCTTGAGTTTCCTGATGACCGTGGCGTCATAGGGGGGCACGAAGCCTTTCAGTATGTTCGAGGCGCAGGTGGTCTCGATCCCCTTCGTACACAGGATGTCCTTCATACCGAGCGGTATCCCCAGAAGCGGCGCGTTTTCCCCGCGCGCGATCTTTTCATCCGCCTCGCGCGCCATCTCCATGG encodes:
- the gatA gene encoding Asp-tRNA(Asn)/Glu-tRNA(Gln) amidotransferase subunit GatA, producing the protein MDILNSTIAQLREMLKKKEISSVELTGYYLDRIGKYNGEILAYLRTTDDHAMEMAREADEKIARGENAPLLGIPLGMKDILCTKGIETTCASNILKGFVPPYDATVIRKLKEAGFVHLGRLNMDEFAMGSSTENSAFQTTANPWDTSRIPGGSSGGSAAAVASGLCVGALGTDTGGSIRQPASLCGVIGMKPTYGRVSRYGLIAFASSLDQIGPFSRTVSDCATMLGVIAGYDPLDSTSIPEPVPDYHSFLGRDIKGQRIGIPGEYSVEGMEDEVRKNYEENLQVLKDQGAELVDVSLPHTRHAVATYYIICTAEASSNLARYDGVKYGLREEGKDIIDMYKKTRFAGFGKEVKRRIILGTYVLSSGYYDAYYRKAGKVRTLIRRDFDDAFASCDLIVTPVSPTTAFRVGERLEDPLTMYLSDIFTIPVNLAGLPGISIPGGFDKKGLPIGLQIIGKPLDEGRMLQAAHVFESVKKVETIPERLLG